In Acidovorax sp. 106, the following proteins share a genomic window:
- a CDS encoding plastocyanin/azurin family copper-binding protein, whose amino-acid sequence MNTIKFIAASALLVSASAVFSHESAPHQSPVTAPATAPVKEQKAWGIAGDAQAVRRTITLRMTDDMRFTPSHIEVREGDTIRLRATNQGQVMHEIVIGTQTDLEAHAEMMAKHPGMEHDEPYMAHVQPGQRGDIVWHFNRPGRFEFACLIAGHFSAGMKGTITVKPRQP is encoded by the coding sequence ATGAATACTATTAAATTTATAGCTGCTAGCGCTTTATTGGTAAGCGCTAGCGCCGTTTTTTCTCATGAATCAGCGCCCCACCAATCTCCCGTAACTGCGCCCGCCACTGCGCCAGTGAAAGAGCAAAAAGCCTGGGGCATTGCGGGCGACGCGCAGGCCGTGCGCCGCACCATCACCCTGCGCATGACCGACGACATGCGCTTTACCCCCAGCCACATCGAAGTGCGCGAGGGCGACACCATTCGCCTGCGGGCCACCAACCAGGGCCAGGTGATGCACGAGATCGTGATCGGCACCCAGACCGATCTGGAGGCCCATGCCGAGATGATGGCCAAGCACCCCGGCATGGAGCACGACGAGCCCTACATGGCCCATGTGCAGCCCGGCCAACGCGGCGACATCGTGTGGCATTTCAACCGCCCGGGCCGCTTCGAATTTGCCTGCCTGATCGCTGGCCATTTCAGCGCGGGCATGAAGGGCACGATCACCGTAAAGCCGCGCCAGCCCTGA
- a CDS encoding DUF411 domain-containing protein — protein MKNALSPTPTTSHTRRQWLAQAIACALAGPALAAYAAAPTPVEVWKDPHCGCCQDWVDHMQAHGFAVTIHATGNNAVRARLGLPQKLGSCHTALVGGYVVEGHVPASDVRALLKQKPQALGLAVPGMPVGSPGMDGAVYGNRRDPYDVLLVARDGSTRVFKSYPGNKKEPT, from the coding sequence ATGAAAAACGCTCTCAGTCCCACACCGACCACATCACACACCCGCCGCCAGTGGCTGGCCCAGGCCATAGCCTGCGCGCTGGCAGGGCCCGCGCTCGCGGCCTACGCCGCCGCGCCCACCCCGGTGGAGGTCTGGAAAGACCCCCACTGCGGCTGCTGCCAGGACTGGGTGGACCACATGCAGGCCCACGGGTTTGCCGTCACCATCCACGCCACAGGCAACAATGCCGTGCGCGCCCGCCTGGGCCTGCCGCAAAAGCTGGGATCGTGCCACACCGCGCTGGTGGGCGGCTACGTGGTGGAAGGCCATGTGCCCGCCAGTGATGTGCGCGCCCTGCTGAAGCAAAAGCCCCAGGCCCTGGGCCTGGCCGTGCCCGGCATGCCCGTGGGCTCCCCCGGCATGGATGGCGCGGTGTACGGCAACCGCCGTGACCCCTATGACGTGCTGCTGGTCGCCCGCGATGGCAGCACCCGCGTGTTCAAAAGCTACCCGGGCAACAAGAAAGAACCGACATGA
- a CDS encoding copper-binding protein, whose translation MSQSILQRTTPHSTPRTAYHLRCALLALGMLSAAMAFAGDDHDHGEAHDSHATPTQVATSAAPTAAPAQAAAAAELSEGEVLRWDARSGKVTLRHGPIANLGMPPMTMVFKVQNADQGSALQTGMKVRFRAEQLQGAYVLTHIAPAP comes from the coding sequence ATGAGCCAAAGCATCTTGCAACGCACAACGCCCCATTCCACACCCCGCACGGCATACCACCTGCGCTGCGCCCTGCTGGCCCTTGGCATGCTCAGCGCTGCCATGGCCTTTGCGGGCGACGACCACGACCATGGCGAAGCCCATGACAGCCACGCGACACCCACCCAGGTCGCAACCTCCGCCGCACCGACGGCAGCACCCGCCCAAGCCGCCGCTGCGGCCGAACTGAGCGAAGGCGAAGTGCTGCGCTGGGATGCACGCAGCGGCAAAGTCACCCTGCGCCACGGCCCCATTGCCAACCTGGGCATGCCCCCCATGACCATGGTGTTCAAGGTGCAAAACGCCGACCAGGGCAGCGCCCTGCAAACGGGCATGAAGGTGCGCTTCAGGGCCGAGCAGTTGCAAGGCGCCTATGTGCTGACGCACATTGCCCCGGCACCGTGA